From the genome of Streptomyces sp. NBC_01341, one region includes:
- the rplW gene encoding 50S ribosomal protein L23: MSEATVTSSTITSKTYSDPRDVLVKPVVSEKSYALLDENKYTFIVAPGSNKTQIKQAVEAVFSVKVTGVNTINRQGKRKRTKTGFGKRADTKRAIVTLAEGDRIDIFGGPTS; encoded by the coding sequence ATGAGTGAGGCGACCGTTACCAGCTCGACCATCACGAGCAAGACCTACTCGGACCCGCGCGACGTTCTCGTCAAGCCCGTCGTGTCCGAGAAGAGCTACGCGCTGCTCGACGAGAACAAGTACACCTTCATCGTCGCGCCCGGCTCCAACAAGACCCAGATCAAGCAGGCCGTGGAAGCGGTCTTCTCGGTCAAGGTCACCGGGGTCAACACGATCAACCGGCAGGGCAAGCGCAAGCGGACCAAGACCGGCTTCGGCAAGCGTGCTGACACCAAGCGCGCCATCGTGACCCTCGCCGAGGGCGACCGTATCGACATCTTCGGCGGCCCGACCTCCTAG
- the rplV gene encoding 50S ribosomal protein L22, translating into MEARAQARYIRVTPMKARRVVDLIRGMDATEAQAVLRFAPQAASVPVGKVLDSAIANAAHNYDHPDASSLVISEAYVDEGPTLKRFRPRAQGRAYRIRKRTSHITVVVSSKEGTR; encoded by the coding sequence ATGGAAGCCAGGGCCCAGGCGCGGTACATCCGCGTCACGCCCATGAAGGCCCGCCGCGTGGTGGACCTCATCCGTGGCATGGATGCCACGGAGGCTCAGGCGGTCCTGCGTTTCGCCCCGCAGGCCGCGAGCGTGCCGGTTGGCAAGGTGCTGGACAGCGCCATCGCCAACGCTGCACACAACTACGACCACCCTGACGCCTCTTCGCTGGTCATCAGCGAGGCGTACGTGGACGAGGGCCCGACCCTGAAGCGGTTCCGTCCGCGTGCTCAGGGCCGTGCCTACCGGATCCGTAAGCGGACCAGCCACATCACCGTGGTCGTCAGCAGCAAGGAAGGAACCCGGTAA
- the rpsC gene encoding 30S ribosomal protein S3, which translates to MGQKVNPHGFRLGITTDFKSRWYADKLYKDYVKEDVAIRRMMTKGMERAGISKVEIERTRDRVRVDIHTARPGIVIGRRGAEADRIRGELEKLTGKQVQLNILEVKNPEVDAQLVAQAVAEQLSSRVSFRRAMRKSMQSTMKAGAKGIKIQCGGRLGGAEMSRSEFYREGRVPLHTLRANVDYGFFEAKTTFGRIGVKVWIYKGDVKNIAEVRAENAAARAGNRPARGGTDRPAGRGGRGGERGGRGRKPQQSAPAAEAPKADAPAAAAPAESTGTEA; encoded by the coding sequence ATGGGCCAGAAGGTTAACCCGCATGGGTTCCGACTCGGCATTACCACGGACTTCAAGTCCCGTTGGTACGCCGACAAGCTGTACAAGGACTACGTCAAGGAAGACGTCGCCATTCGTCGCATGATGACGAAGGGCATGGAGCGGGCCGGCATCTCCAAGGTGGAGATCGAGCGCACCCGTGACCGCGTCCGCGTTGACATCCACACCGCCCGCCCGGGCATCGTCATCGGCCGCCGTGGCGCCGAGGCCGACCGCATCCGTGGCGAGCTGGAGAAGCTGACCGGCAAGCAGGTCCAGCTGAACATCCTCGAGGTCAAGAACCCCGAGGTGGACGCTCAGCTGGTGGCCCAGGCCGTCGCCGAGCAGCTCTCCTCCCGCGTCTCCTTCCGTCGTGCCATGCGCAAGAGCATGCAGAGCACGATGAAGGCCGGCGCCAAGGGCATCAAGATCCAGTGCGGTGGCCGCCTCGGCGGCGCCGAGATGTCCCGCTCGGAGTTCTACCGCGAGGGCCGCGTGCCCCTGCACACGCTCCGTGCGAACGTCGACTACGGCTTCTTCGAGGCCAAGACGACCTTCGGCCGCATCGGTGTGAAGGTCTGGATCTACAAGGGCGACGTCAAGAACATCGCCGAGGTTCGCGCCGAGAACGCCGCGGCCCGCGCCGGTAACCGTCCGGCTCGTGGCGGCACTGACCGCCCGGCCGGCCGCGGTGGCCGTGGTGGCGAGCGTGGCGGCCGCGGCCGCAAGCCGCAGCAGTCCGCGCCGGCAGCCGAGGCCCCCAAGGCCGACGCTCCCGCCGCCGCTGCTCCGGCTGAGAGCACCGGAACGGAGGCCTGA
- a CDS encoding DUF397 domain-containing protein: MSLRSSGNASGPEWFKSSYSGSNNNDCVEVARVSGAVSVRDSKGAPGPVIGIGARAWSRFVAFAAAG; the protein is encoded by the coding sequence ATGAGCCTCAGGTCCTCCGGAAACGCCTCCGGGCCGGAGTGGTTCAAGAGCAGCTACAGCGGCAGTAACAACAACGACTGTGTCGAGGTGGCCAGGGTCTCGGGCGCGGTGAGCGTGCGCGACTCCAAGGGTGCGCCGGGCCCCGTGATCGGCATCGGCGCGCGGGCGTGGAGCCGATTCGTGGCGTTCGCAGCGGCCGGCTGA
- the rpsJ gene encoding 30S ribosomal protein S10 gives MAGQKIRIRLKAYDHEVIDSSAKKIVETVTRTGASVAGPVPLPTEKNVYCVIKSPHKYKDSREHFEMRTHKRLIDILDPTPKTVDSLMRLDLPAGVDIEIKL, from the coding sequence ATGGCGGGACAGAAGATCCGCATCCGGCTCAAGGCCTACGACCACGAGGTCATCGACTCCTCGGCGAAGAAGATCGTCGAGACGGTGACCCGCACTGGTGCGTCGGTCGCAGGCCCGGTGCCGCTGCCCACTGAGAAGAACGTGTACTGCGTCATCAAGTCGCCGCACAAGTACAAGGACTCTCGCGAGCACTTCGAGATGCGCACGCACAAGCGCCTCATCGACATTCTCGACCCCACGCCGAAGACGGTTGACTCGCTGATGCGCCTCGACCTGCCGGCTGGCGTCGACATCGAGATCAAGCTCTGA
- the rplN gene encoding 50S ribosomal protein L14, with protein sequence MIQQESRLRVADNTGAKEILTIRVLGGSGRRYAGIGDVIVATVKDAIPGGNVKKGDVVKAVIVRTVKERRRQDGSYIRFDENAAVILKNDGDPRGTRIFGPVGRELREKKFMKIISLAPEVL encoded by the coding sequence GTGATCCAGCAGGAGTCGCGACTGCGTGTCGCCGACAACACGGGTGCGAAGGAAATTCTCACCATCCGTGTTCTCGGTGGCTCGGGTCGCCGCTACGCGGGTATCGGTGACGTCATCGTCGCCACCGTCAAGGACGCGATCCCCGGTGGCAACGTGAAGAAGGGTGACGTCGTCAAGGCCGTCATCGTTCGCACCGTCAAGGAGCGCCGTCGCCAGGATGGCTCGTACATCCGCTTCGACGAGAACGCCGCTGTCATTCTCAAGAACGACGGCGACCCCCGCGGCACCCGTATCTTCGGCCCGGTGGGCCGAGAGCTGCGCGAGAAGAAGTTCATGAAGATCATCTCGCTCGCGCCGGAGGTGCTGTAA
- a CDS encoding helix-turn-helix domain-containing protein, which yields MDTQQVSAPLCAPSPVSGGLTPSVGVIHVNVRHTTAFTVIGNHLSQHRALSLLAIGLAVHIQSLPAGARIGIKRLAERFPESEVRIAAALRELEATGYLRRSRERMPSGRIVTRTVSYNQPGATTPALAHARPAAGRRSTPSAPVPPGAPRTGRHRAPTQRAEPLPAPPSTPAPEGSGRRSGPTAPVESVPVLLADTLAPAAPMPAPPEPGQVEAPSIAPVPVPAPTARPVSSPPMPRPQTACAELNRAATAILADLRRLSPQLTLSEGDIGMLAPGVTAWLERDVHADTIRHALTADLPVPLKHPAKLLRHRITALLPPPLPGVRELAPVRPGTIVIPLQNCDRCDRAFRSRHPGHCRDCGSGTGTAA from the coding sequence ATGGATACCCAGCAGGTTAGCGCGCCCCTGTGCGCCCCGTCCCCCGTCTCCGGGGGCCTCACGCCGTCCGTCGGCGTCATCCACGTCAACGTGCGCCACACCACGGCCTTCACCGTGATCGGCAATCACCTCAGCCAGCATCGCGCGCTGTCGCTGCTCGCGATCGGGCTCGCGGTGCACATCCAGTCGCTGCCCGCCGGAGCGAGGATCGGCATCAAGCGTCTCGCCGAGCGGTTCCCCGAGAGCGAGGTCCGCATCGCCGCCGCCCTGCGCGAACTGGAAGCCACCGGCTACCTGCGACGAAGCCGCGAACGCATGCCGAGCGGCCGGATCGTCACGCGCACCGTGTCCTATAACCAGCCGGGAGCCACCACCCCTGCCCTCGCGCACGCGCGCCCCGCAGCAGGGAGGCGCAGCACTCCGTCGGCACCTGTCCCCCCAGGGGCGCCCCGCACCGGGAGACACCGCGCGCCGACGCAGCGGGCCGAGCCCCTGCCCGCGCCTCCGTCCACCCCCGCGCCTGAGGGAAGCGGGCGGCGCAGCGGACCGACGGCACCGGTCGAAAGCGTGCCGGTTCTCCTGGCGGACACCCTCGCTCCGGCCGCCCCGATGCCCGCGCCACCCGAGCCCGGCCAGGTCGAGGCACCATCGATCGCACCCGTGCCCGTACCGGCGCCCACCGCACGGCCGGTGTCGTCTCCCCCGATGCCCCGTCCCCAGACGGCCTGCGCCGAGCTCAACCGCGCGGCGACCGCGATCCTGGCGGACCTGCGCCGCCTGTCACCGCAGCTCACACTGTCGGAGGGAGACATCGGAATGCTCGCCCCGGGTGTCACCGCGTGGCTGGAGCGCGACGTCCATGCCGACACGATCCGGCACGCGCTCACCGCGGATCTGCCCGTGCCGCTGAAGCACCCGGCCAAGCTCCTGCGGCACCGGATCACCGCCCTGCTGCCGCCTCCGCTGCCGGGTGTTCGGGAACTCGCCCCCGTACGCCCCGGCACGATCGTGATCCCACTCCAGAACTGCGACCGCTGCGACCGCGCCTTCCGCTCACGTCACCCCGGCCACTGCCGCGACTGCGGATCCGGGACGGGCACGGCGGCCTGA
- the rplC gene encoding 50S ribosomal protein L3: MSKNIKGVLGEKLGMTQVWDENNRVVPVTVVKAGPCVVTQVRTNDSDGYESVQIAFGEIDPRKVNKPLKGHFAKADVTPRRHLVELRTPDASEYTLGQEVTAEVFESGVKVDVTGKSKGKGFAGVMKRHNFKGLGAGHGVQRKHRSPGSIGGCATPGRVFKGMRMAGRMGNERVTTQNLTIHAVDAEKGLLLIKGAVPGPNGGLVLVRTAAKGA, encoded by the coding sequence ATGAGCAAGAACATCAAGGGCGTCCTGGGCGAGAAGCTCGGCATGACCCAGGTCTGGGACGAGAACAACCGGGTTGTCCCGGTGACCGTCGTCAAGGCCGGTCCGTGCGTCGTGACGCAGGTCCGCACGAACGACAGCGACGGCTACGAGTCGGTCCAGATCGCCTTCGGCGAGATCGACCCGCGCAAGGTGAACAAGCCCCTCAAGGGCCACTTCGCCAAGGCCGACGTGACCCCGCGCCGCCACCTGGTGGAGCTCCGCACCCCTGACGCCAGCGAGTACACGCTGGGCCAGGAGGTCACTGCCGAGGTGTTCGAGTCCGGCGTCAAGGTTGACGTCACGGGCAAGAGCAAGGGCAAGGGCTTCGCCGGTGTCATGAAGCGTCACAACTTCAAGGGCCTCGGCGCCGGCCACGGCGTCCAGCGCAAGCACCGTTCCCCCGGTTCGATCGGTGGCTGCGCCACCCCTGGGCGTGTCTTCAAGGGCATGCGCATGGCCGGTCGTATGGGTAACGAGCGCGTCACCACCCAGAACCTGACCATCCACGCGGTTGACGCGGAGAAGGGTCTGCTCCTCATCAAGGGCGCAGTCCCCGGTCCGAACGGCGGCCTCGTCCTGGTCCGTACCGCGGCCAAGGGGGCTTGA
- the rpsS gene encoding 30S ribosomal protein S19, producing the protein MPRSLKKGPFVDGHLIKKVDVQNEAGTKNVIKTWSRRSMIIPAMLGHTIAVHNGKIHVPVFVTESMVGHKLGEFSPTRTFRGHVKDDRKSKRR; encoded by the coding sequence ATGCCGCGCAGTCTCAAGAAGGGGCCCTTCGTCGACGGCCACCTCATCAAGAAGGTGGACGTACAGAACGAGGCAGGCACCAAGAACGTCATCAAGACCTGGTCCCGTCGCTCGATGATCATCCCGGCCATGCTGGGTCACACCATCGCGGTGCACAACGGCAAGATCCACGTCCCGGTGTTCGTCACCGAGTCGATGGTCGGCCACAAGCTCGGCGAGTTCTCGCCGACTCGCACCTTCCGCGGCCACGTCAAGGACGACCGGAAGTCGAAGCGCCGCTAA
- the rpmC gene encoding 50S ribosomal protein L29: protein MSAGTKASELRELGGEELLNKLREAKEELFNLRFQAATGQLENHGRLKSVRKDIARIYTLMRERELGIETVESV, encoded by the coding sequence ATGTCGGCCGGTACCAAGGCGTCCGAGCTGCGCGAGCTGGGCGGCGAGGAGCTCCTCAACAAGCTCCGCGAGGCCAAGGAAGAGCTGTTCAACCTCCGCTTCCAGGCGGCGACCGGACAGCTCGAGAACCACGGTCGGCTCAAGTCCGTCCGTAAGGACATCGCCCGGATCTACACCCTGATGCGCGAGCGCGAGCTGGGCATCGAGACGGTGGAGAGCGTCTGA
- the rplB gene encoding 50S ribosomal protein L2, producing the protein MGIRKYKPTTPGRRGSSVADFVEITRSTPEKSLVRPLHSKGGRNNAGRVTVRHQGGGHKRAYRVIDFRRHDKDGVPAKVAHIEYDPNRTARIALLHYADGEKRYIVAPRGLSQGDRVENGPTADIKPGNNLALRNIPVGTTIHAIELRPGGGAKFARSAGASVQLLAKEGTMAHLRMPSGEIRLVDARCRATIGEVGNAEQSNINWGKAGRMRWKGVRPTVRGVAMNPVDHPHGGGEGKTSGGRHPVSPWGQKEGRTRSPKKASSKYIVRRRKTNKKR; encoded by the coding sequence ATGGGTATCCGCAAGTACAAGCCGACGACCCCGGGCCGTCGTGGCTCCAGCGTCGCCGACTTTGTCGAGATCACGCGGTCCACGCCGGAGAAGTCGCTGGTCCGCCCCCTGCACAGCAAGGGCGGCCGTAACAACGCCGGTCGTGTGACCGTTCGCCACCAGGGCGGTGGCCACAAGCGCGCCTACCGAGTGATCGACTTCCGTCGTCACGACAAGGACGGCGTGCCGGCCAAGGTCGCGCACATCGAGTACGACCCGAACCGCACCGCGCGCATCGCGCTGCTGCACTACGCGGACGGCGAGAAGCGTTACATCGTCGCCCCCCGTGGTCTGTCGCAGGGTGACCGCGTCGAGAACGGTCCGACCGCAGACATCAAGCCGGGCAACAACCTGGCGCTGCGCAACATCCCGGTCGGTACGACCATCCACGCCATCGAGCTGCGGCCCGGCGGCGGCGCGAAGTTCGCCCGTTCCGCCGGTGCTTCCGTGCAGCTGCTGGCGAAGGAGGGCACGATGGCCCACCTTCGTATGCCTTCCGGAGAGATCCGGCTGGTCGACGCCCGCTGCCGCGCCACCATCGGTGAGGTCGGCAACGCCGAGCAGTCGAACATCAACTGGGGCAAGGCCGGCCGTATGCGCTGGAAGGGCGTTCGCCCGACCGTCCGCGGTGTCGCGATGAACCCGGTTGACCACCCGCACGGTGGTGGTGAAGGCAAGACCTCCGGTGGACGTCACCCGGTCTCGCCGTGGGGTCAGAAGGAGGGTCGTACTCGCTCGCCGAAGAAGGCATCGAGCAAGTACATCGTCCGCCGCCGCAAGACGAACAAGAAGCGCTAG
- the rplX gene encoding 50S ribosomal protein L24: MKIKKGDLVQVITGKDKGKQGKVIVAFPAQDRVLVEGVNRVKKHTKAGQTARGSQTGGIVTTEAPIHVSNVQLVVEKDGNKVVTRVGYRFDDEGKKIRVAKRTGEDI; the protein is encoded by the coding sequence ATGAAGATCAAGAAGGGCGACCTGGTTCAGGTCATCACCGGTAAGGACAAGGGCAAGCAGGGCAAGGTCATCGTTGCCTTCCCCGCTCAGGACCGCGTCCTCGTCGAGGGTGTCAACCGGGTCAAGAAGCACACCAAGGCCGGTCAGACGGCTCGCGGCTCGCAGACCGGTGGCATTGTCACCACCGAGGCCCCGATTCACGTCAGCAACGTACAGCTGGTCGTGGAGAAGGACGGCAACAAGGTCGTCACCCGCGTCGGCTACCGCTTTGACGACGAGGGCAAGAAGATCCGCGTTGCCAAGCGGACCGGTGAGGACATCTGA
- a CDS encoding helix-turn-helix domain-containing protein produces MDGDTGGPARTGADADSAHGSRWDSGLEDDSGAVMKTVGRQIKLWREAAGLRQSELGAAIGYSEEMVSCVERGRRAPKPEFLDSADRILGAAGKIAAMRGDVAEARYPRKVRDLARVEREAVELGAYGNHNVHGLLQTEEYARALFEMRRPALSPDDLDRFVSARMARQEIFTRTPLVTLTFVQEEVTLRRPLGGRAVLRRQLERLLEIAQLRHVEFQVMPTDREDHAGMGGEVQVLKLRDGSAIGFSEAQLITRTVSDPKEVHVLELRYGIIRAQALSPRESLAFVEKALGET; encoded by the coding sequence ATGGACGGGGACACAGGGGGACCGGCGCGCACCGGGGCTGACGCGGACAGCGCGCACGGTTCCCGCTGGGACAGCGGCCTGGAGGACGACTCCGGCGCGGTGATGAAGACCGTCGGCCGACAGATCAAGCTGTGGCGGGAGGCGGCCGGTCTGCGGCAGTCGGAACTGGGCGCCGCCATCGGGTACAGCGAGGAGATGGTGTCCTGCGTCGAGCGCGGCCGACGGGCCCCGAAACCGGAGTTCCTCGACAGCGCCGACAGGATCCTGGGCGCGGCAGGGAAGATCGCGGCGATGCGGGGCGACGTCGCCGAGGCCCGGTACCCCAGGAAGGTGCGTGACCTGGCCCGGGTCGAGCGGGAGGCGGTGGAGCTCGGCGCCTACGGCAACCACAACGTGCACGGCCTGCTCCAGACGGAGGAGTACGCCCGAGCGCTGTTCGAGATGAGACGGCCTGCCCTCTCGCCCGACGACCTGGACCGCTTCGTCTCCGCCCGGATGGCGCGCCAGGAGATCTTCACGCGTACGCCCCTGGTGACGCTGACCTTCGTCCAGGAGGAGGTCACGCTGCGGCGCCCGCTCGGCGGGCGGGCAGTGTTGCGCCGACAGCTCGAACGCCTCCTGGAAATAGCGCAGTTGAGGCACGTCGAGTTCCAGGTGATGCCGACGGACCGGGAGGACCATGCGGGGATGGGCGGCGAGGTGCAGGTGCTGAAGCTGCGGGACGGGTCGGCGATCGGCTTCTCCGAAGCGCAGCTCATCACGCGCACGGTGTCCGACCCGAAAGAGGTTCACGTCCTCGAACTCAGGTATGGAATCATCCGAGCGCAGGCTCTCAGTCCCCGGGAGTCTCTGGCCTTCGTCGAGAAAGCGCTGGGTGAGACATGA
- the rplP gene encoding 50S ribosomal protein L16 gives MLIPRRVKHRKQHHPKRSGMSKGGTQVAFGEYGIQALTPAYVTNRQIEAARIAMTRHIKRGGKVWINIYPDRPLTKKPAETRMGSGKGSPEWWIANVKPGRVMFELSYPNEKIAREALTRAAHKLPMKCRIVRREAGES, from the coding sequence ATGCTGATCCCCCGTAGGGTCAAGCACCGCAAGCAGCACCACCCGAAGCGCAGCGGTATGTCCAAGGGTGGCACGCAGGTTGCGTTCGGCGAGTACGGCATCCAGGCGCTGACCCCGGCGTACGTGACGAACCGCCAGATCGAGGCAGCTCGTATCGCGATGACCCGCCACATCAAGCGTGGCGGCAAGGTCTGGATCAACATCTACCCGGACCGCCCCCTCACGAAGAAGCCTGCCGAGACCCGCATGGGTTCCGGTAAGGGTTCTCCCGAGTGGTGGATCGCGAACGTCAAGCCCGGTCGGGTGATGTTCGAGCTGTCCTACCCGAACGAGAAGATTGCTCGTGAGGCGCTCACCCGCGCTGCTCACAAGCTTCCGATGAAGTGCCGGATCGTTCGGCGCGAGGCAGGTGAGTCGTGA
- the rpsQ gene encoding 30S ribosomal protein S17, which yields MSEKTVTETNTDRGFRKTREGLVVSDKMDKTVVVAVEDRVKHALYGKVIRRTNKLKAHDEQNTAGVGDRVVIMETRPLSATKRWRIVEILEKAK from the coding sequence ATGAGCGAGAAGACTGTGACTGAGACGAACACCGACCGCGGTTTCCGCAAGACCCGTGAGGGTCTGGTCGTCAGCGACAAGATGGACAAGACCGTCGTCGTCGCTGTCGAGGACCGCGTCAAGCACGCGCTGTACGGCAAGGTCATCCGCCGTACCAACAAGCTCAAGGCCCACGACGAGCAGAACACCGCCGGCGTCGGCGACCGCGTTGTCATCATGGAGACGCGTCCGCTGTCCGCCACGAAGCGGTGGCGCATCGTCGAGATCCTCGAGAAGGCCAAGTAA
- the rplD gene encoding 50S ribosomal protein L4: protein MSTIDILSPAGDKAGTVELPAEIFDAKTSVPLIHQVVVAQLAAARQGTHKTKRRGEVRGGGRKPYRQKGTGRARQGSTRAPQFAGGGVVHGPQPRDYSQRTPKKMKAAALRGALSDRARHSRIHVVTGVVEGGVSTKAAKTLFGKISERSNLLLVVDRADEAAWLSARNLPQVHILEPGQLNTYDVIVSDDVVFTQAAFESFVSGPQTAETEGSAA from the coding sequence ATGAGCACCATTGACATCCTTTCGCCGGCAGGCGACAAGGCCGGTACCGTCGAGCTCCCCGCGGAGATCTTCGACGCGAAGACCAGCGTTCCGCTGATCCACCAGGTCGTTGTCGCACAGCTGGCAGCTGCCCGTCAGGGCACGCACAAGACCAAGCGTCGCGGCGAAGTCCGTGGTGGTGGCCGCAAGCCGTACCGCCAGAAGGGCACCGGCCGCGCCCGCCAGGGTTCGACCCGCGCGCCGCAGTTCGCAGGCGGTGGCGTCGTCCACGGCCCGCAGCCGCGCGACTACTCGCAGCGCACCCCGAAGAAGATGAAGGCCGCCGCCCTGCGCGGTGCCCTCTCCGACCGGGCGCGTCACTCCCGCATCCACGTCGTCACCGGCGTGGTCGAGGGTGGAGTTTCCACGAAGGCCGCCAAGACGCTGTTCGGCAAGATCTCGGAGCGCAGCAACCTGCTCCTGGTCGTCGACCGCGCCGACGAGGCCGCGTGGCTGTCCGCTCGCAACCTGCCCCAGGTGCACATCCTGGAGCCGGGCCAGCTGAACACGTACGACGTGATCGTCTCTGACGACGTGGTCTTCACCCAGGCCGCTTTCGAGTCCTTCGTGTCTGGCCCCCAGACCGCTGAGACCGAAGGGAGCGCCGCCTGA
- a CDS encoding ATP-binding protein has protein sequence MSRETTRTVRSAPVHAFTVLLSPTRRGARLARLLAVAHLGAWGLPVESAAQIVAELASNAVLHGRAQGRDFRLGLTVLLDGRLRIEVGDARGEALPRTTAPARDAGTGRGLLIVEALADRWGVTTGPVPRKTVWAELDLAP, from the coding sequence ATGAGTCGAGAAACCACCCGAACCGTGCGTTCCGCTCCCGTCCACGCCTTCACCGTGCTGCTCTCGCCCACCCGGCGGGGTGCCCGGCTCGCACGCCTGCTGGCCGTGGCCCACCTGGGCGCCTGGGGACTTCCCGTGGAGTCGGCCGCGCAGATCGTCGCGGAGTTGGCGTCCAACGCCGTGCTGCACGGTCGCGCGCAGGGCCGGGACTTCCGGCTGGGCCTCACGGTCCTGCTCGACGGGCGGCTACGGATCGAGGTCGGCGACGCCCGCGGCGAGGCCCTGCCACGGACCACGGCCCCCGCACGAGATGCCGGAACAGGGCGTGGCCTGCTGATCGTGGAGGCGCTGGCCGACCGCTGGGGCGTGACGACCGGACCCGTGCCGCGCAAGACGGTCTGGGCCGAACTCGACCTCGCACCGTGA